Genomic segment of Gloeocapsa sp. PCC 7428:
CGCCAACTGTGAGTAGCACACTTGCTAAGACGATCGCCCACAGTTGTCCCCACGATGTATGAACTTGCGCCAAAGCATTCTGTAATATGGGTGCGGCGAGTGCTGGCTCTACTTGCATTAACTGTCGCCAATGCGGAATTAAATCAACTACATAAAAGTATATATCTGTAACTACAGTTCCAAATAAAGAACCAAGGTAAAAAAAGTTACCTATTAGTCCCCAATTACGCCGGATACAAAAAATTGCAAATGGTAGCGCGATCGCTTCTACGGGTAAATGCAACAATGGTTCCCAACGCAGCCAACCCCAATACAACGAACCAGCTAACCAACTCCAGCTAAATCCGAATAAAAGATCGCCCCAACGATGCGTTGCTGGGCGTGACATCAAAAATAAACTAAGCGCCATCCAGCCACCAGTTAACGCTAAACTC
This window contains:
- a CDS encoding DUF3120 domain-containing protein produces the protein MVNHTLSSYSASPPVPTGENAIVPLPAIGSRQAWLFFAAAVFLVSVPVFIEAPLVRSLPSLSLALTGGWMALSLFLMSRPATHRWGDLLFGFSWSWLAGSLYWGWLRWEPLLHLPVEAIALPFAIFCIRRNWGLIGNFFYLGSLFGTVVTDIYFYVVDLIPHWRQLMQVEPALAAPILQNALAQVHTSWGQLWAIVLASVLLTVGVLPLRKLQLHFWAFGGAVLSTILVDLLFWIAALAA